Proteins encoded within one genomic window of Bradyrhizobium sp. 186:
- a CDS encoding TetR/AcrR family transcriptional regulator — protein sequence MSDGKGDVWVEAGFTEFARSGVEGVRVEVLAKNLGVTKGGFYRRFADRAALLGAMLERWREGRAAAIAQQTSLDGQAPRERLKAVIQLYSERLNPEGMAIELAIRQWARSDESAAAAVASVDAARLKHVAELYRATGLAAEDADAQAFLFYCFIFGQSLLFVERGARKRSQLVAKSAEKLLD from the coding sequence ATGAGCGACGGCAAGGGCGATGTCTGGGTCGAGGCGGGGTTTACCGAGTTCGCCCGCTCGGGGGTCGAAGGGGTGCGGGTCGAGGTGCTCGCCAAGAACCTGGGCGTCACCAAGGGCGGCTTCTACCGCCGCTTCGCCGACCGTGCCGCGCTGCTCGGTGCCATGCTGGAACGTTGGCGCGAGGGGCGCGCAGCAGCCATCGCGCAGCAGACGAGCCTCGACGGACAAGCCCCCCGCGAGCGGCTGAAGGCGGTGATCCAGCTCTATTCCGAGCGGCTGAACCCCGAGGGCATGGCGATCGAGCTTGCGATCCGGCAGTGGGCCCGTTCGGACGAGAGCGCGGCGGCGGCGGTGGCGAGCGTGGACGCGGCCCGGCTCAAGCACGTTGCCGAGCTCTATCGCGCCACTGGCCTGGCGGCCGAGGACGCCGACGCGCAGGCCTTCCTGTTCTACTGTTTCATCTTCGGCCAGAGCCTGTTGTTCGTCGAGCGCGGCGCGCGCAAGCGGTCGCAGCTCGTGGCGAAATCGGCCGAGAAATTGTTGGACTAA
- a CDS encoding PsiF family protein, with protein sequence MTLTSRLAAVALASLLATGAAFAQTAAPAAKTDTKTTTAAPADKKAPKEHSAESLECSKQADAKGLHGKERKKFRSECIKGAKVGTAAPAADKK encoded by the coding sequence ATGACCCTCACGTCCCGCCTCGCCGCCGTCGCCCTCGCCTCCCTGCTCGCAACCGGCGCCGCTTTCGCCCAGACCGCCGCACCGGCTGCCAAGACCGATACCAAGACGACAACCGCCGCCCCCGCAGACAAGAAGGCGCCGAAGGAGCACTCGGCCGAGTCGCTCGAATGCTCCAAGCAGGCCGACGCCAAGGGCCTGCATGGCAAGGAGCGCAAGAAATTCCGCTCCGAGTGCATCAAGGGCGCGAAGGTCGGCACTGCCGCTCCCGCCGCCGACAAGAAGTAA
- a CDS encoding AbrB family transcriptional regulator → MKQITASLPFELPSRAKILSTVETLVIGTAGGLVFLVAGLPGGLISGSMIAVGIAAIAGRQLMLPPLLTQIVLVLLGISLGSVVSRHLIQQVGAYPLTIGLLALATFCSTFGSSYYLQRIHGWDRTSAFLAGSPGALSQITILAVERGADLPGIAVVQTMRVIILTAALPMVLALAGVAPSAAPSLTATIASPLELVELVAASLALALLLRLVKFPASWMFGAMIASSVLHGAGWVEGGLPNWGRGVALVGIGALIGSRFARMRIKTLAGHINAALGSFAVAIAVSAVFVGIVALTTQVKFSDVVVAFAPGAMDAMLALALTLHIDPIFVGAHHLSRFVFVTIATPGIVHLFGRTQDDVDD, encoded by the coding sequence GTGAAGCAAATCACCGCCTCCCTGCCGTTCGAATTACCGAGCCGTGCCAAGATCTTGAGCACGGTAGAGACGCTCGTCATCGGCACGGCCGGCGGCCTGGTGTTTCTGGTCGCCGGCCTTCCCGGCGGGCTGATCTCGGGCTCCATGATCGCGGTCGGCATCGCCGCGATTGCCGGGCGCCAGCTCATGCTGCCGCCGCTCCTGACCCAGATTGTGCTGGTGCTGCTCGGCATTTCGCTGGGCTCCGTCGTCTCGCGCCATTTGATTCAGCAGGTCGGCGCCTATCCCCTGACCATCGGGCTATTGGCGCTCGCGACCTTCTGCTCGACGTTCGGCTCGAGCTATTACCTCCAGCGTATCCACGGCTGGGACCGCACTTCGGCGTTCCTTGCCGGCAGCCCTGGCGCGCTGTCACAGATCACGATCCTGGCGGTCGAGCGCGGCGCCGACCTTCCGGGCATCGCGGTGGTGCAGACCATGCGCGTCATCATCCTCACCGCGGCATTGCCGATGGTGCTGGCGCTGGCAGGCGTCGCGCCGTCCGCCGCGCCGTCGCTGACCGCGACGATCGCCTCGCCGCTCGAGCTCGTCGAGCTGGTCGCCGCCTCGCTGGCGCTGGCGCTTCTGCTGCGGCTGGTCAAATTTCCGGCGAGCTGGATGTTCGGCGCGATGATCGCCTCCAGCGTGCTGCATGGCGCGGGCTGGGTCGAGGGCGGCCTGCCGAACTGGGGGCGCGGCGTGGCGCTGGTCGGCATCGGCGCGTTGATCGGCAGCCGCTTCGCGCGAATGCGGATCAAGACGCTCGCCGGCCACATCAATGCGGCGCTGGGCTCATTTGCCGTGGCAATCGCCGTCTCCGCCGTCTTCGTCGGCATCGTGGCGCTCACCACGCAGGTGAAATTCTCCGACGTCGTCGTCGCCTTTGCGCCCGGCGCGATGGACGCCATGCTGGCGCTGGCGCTGACACTCCACATCGACCCGATCTTCGTCGGCGCCCATCATCTGTCGCGCTTCGTGTTCGTGACGATCGCGACCCCGGGCATCGTGCACTTGTTCGGGCGCACGCAGGACGATGTGGATGATTAG
- a CDS encoding disulfide bond formation protein B, whose translation MATQNAAIPAFRPAASGSALTASLAVALIAAVTIAGAWFFQLVLEILPCPLCLEQRYAYYLAIPLGALTALAARGGAPRPLLLAGLAILVLATLANAGLGTYHSGVEWGFWKGPTDCSGPVANLGSATDLLSRLDTVKVVRCDEVQWRFLGLSLAGYNVLISLLMAAIAAWGFVRTVNRG comes from the coding sequence GTGGCGACCCAGAATGCCGCAATACCTGCGTTCAGGCCGGCTGCGAGCGGCTCCGCGCTGACCGCCTCGCTCGCGGTCGCGCTGATCGCCGCAGTGACGATCGCAGGTGCCTGGTTCTTCCAGCTTGTGCTGGAGATCCTGCCCTGTCCGCTCTGCCTGGAGCAGCGCTACGCCTATTATCTCGCGATCCCGCTCGGCGCGCTCACGGCCCTTGCGGCGAGAGGCGGCGCGCCGCGGCCCCTGCTGCTCGCGGGCCTTGCGATCCTCGTGCTGGCGACGCTCGCCAATGCCGGGCTCGGCACCTATCACTCAGGCGTCGAATGGGGATTCTGGAAGGGGCCGACCGATTGCTCCGGTCCCGTCGCTAATCTCGGCAGTGCCACCGACCTGCTCTCGCGGCTCGACACCGTGAAGGTGGTGCGCTGCGACGAGGTGCAGTGGCGCTTCCTCGGCCTCTCGCTCGCCGGCTACAACGTGCTGATCTCGCTGCTGATGGCCGCGATCGCCGCGTGGGGATTTGTGCGGACGGTGAATCGGGGTTGA
- a CDS encoding DUF6314 family protein, which yields MIDGWGDASEVTKKLIGSWSFNRVIEGQATMQGIAILTPLEEGRLAYREQGNLKLLNGTELQAERDYIFTNSDSGFEVFFKEDPPRLFHEISLSAPSGGELSGSARHLCNLDNYQSTYIFLPNGRFVVRHVVSGPRKNYTMITTYTRVR from the coding sequence ATGATCGATGGCTGGGGTGACGCCTCGGAGGTGACGAAGAAACTGATCGGCTCCTGGTCGTTCAACCGTGTTATCGAAGGTCAAGCTACCATGCAGGGCATCGCGATCCTCACGCCCTTGGAGGAGGGGCGGCTGGCCTATCGAGAACAAGGAAATCTGAAGCTGTTGAACGGCACCGAGTTGCAGGCAGAGCGCGACTACATCTTCACCAACAGCGACAGCGGATTCGAGGTTTTCTTCAAGGAGGATCCGCCGCGGCTGTTTCACGAGATCTCACTGTCTGCCCCCTCGGGAGGAGAGCTGAGCGGAAGCGCGCGCCATCTTTGCAATCTCGACAATTATCAGTCGACTTACATCTTCCTGCCGAATGGTCGCTTTGTCGTTCGTCACGTGGTGTCGGGTCCACGCAAAAACTACACGATGATCACGACTTACACGCGGGTCCGGTGA
- a CDS encoding DUF2235 domain-containing protein, translating into MSHHDGALNADSARPEDTHSDTKAGGTTAAAPSRRKLVLFADGTGNAFTSQESSVWRLYEALDHTQPDQIAHYIKGVGTAGWAPLAALDGATGIGVPSNVRKLYRFLCWNWREDDEIYIFGFSRGAFTARTLAALISSQGLVPAVIGADPVSHAEMERNVMAAWREYRRATVPLSKSLPTIWIARWIRDLLLMIYHFVCGHRSYTKVRAAMGRARENVEIDFLGLFDTVEAFGVPIEELRVAIDWAIWPITFRNHQLSHKVKHACHALALDDERTTFHPLRIDQSHLATDQVVKEVWFTGVHSDIGGGYPDCTLSFVPLVWMVEQLSGQLRFQDGTIEHFSKYQSAIGPMHDSRGGAAVLYRYGPRPVLAGNVNGGLPVVHFAVIERMLLGCDDYAPIMLPADSLVLLPNGSKLPLRPDGEDKELAEQQTREVMKAAYLAKATGPRREKEAKAFAAMSTPDAAMSSLTRDTVWWRRVAYFSLLFMVVVIAAWPWIAHALVQWSEDRALEGTGTLSVITNIDWVLGAVVAPLTNLLRDVLPSYAAPWLNIATYYPFLTSIVAIITLWVWNKNSELRDTIQERARLAWNTPHRRASQSHISEPAALMQFGHWMRMNAGPARLVIAKGLVPAVFLLTIFGSAALIASSSLLTGRLALGAVCSPPAIKDSSVLQTGTPVPDESIDARGPFDTREFCWWSGLAVEKGRKYRVFVEIKEPWFDRTIMSGVNGFQTYEPHHYLALPERRLFGADWFQPVVRVGTKGINDLPLKAVNVMPADELPRRMKPTLPAEDDISRRKDRYPVRLDDTDAFKGRLDGLGKFEPIPAAMLDEAQQVWKKQALAGRVVAEFVAPDSGELFFYVNDAVQIFPRLLPEWMIPSWLDIIQGPPDLYYRNNSGTAKIKVQRLPAPSMPADKPTTPLASK; encoded by the coding sequence ATGTCGCACCATGATGGCGCGCTGAACGCGGATTCTGCCAGACCGGAAGACACACACAGCGATACGAAGGCCGGCGGGACCACGGCCGCCGCCCCGTCAAGACGCAAGCTGGTGCTGTTCGCCGACGGCACGGGCAACGCATTCACCAGCCAGGAATCCAGCGTCTGGCGTCTCTACGAGGCGCTCGACCATACCCAGCCCGACCAGATCGCGCATTACATCAAGGGCGTCGGCACCGCCGGCTGGGCGCCGCTTGCCGCGCTCGACGGCGCCACCGGCATCGGCGTGCCTTCCAACGTCCGCAAGCTCTATCGCTTCCTGTGCTGGAACTGGCGCGAGGACGACGAGATCTACATCTTCGGCTTCAGCCGTGGCGCCTTCACGGCGCGCACGCTGGCGGCCCTGATCTCCTCGCAGGGCCTGGTGCCGGCGGTGATCGGCGCCGATCCGGTCTCGCATGCGGAGATGGAGCGCAACGTCATGGCCGCTTGGCGCGAATATCGTCGCGCCACGGTTCCACTGTCGAAGAGCCTGCCGACAATATGGATCGCGCGCTGGATCCGTGACCTCCTGCTCATGATCTATCATTTCGTCTGCGGGCACCGCTCCTACACCAAGGTCCGTGCGGCAATGGGCAGGGCGCGTGAAAACGTCGAGATCGATTTCCTCGGACTGTTCGACACCGTCGAAGCATTCGGCGTCCCGATCGAGGAGCTGCGCGTCGCGATCGACTGGGCGATCTGGCCGATCACGTTCCGCAACCACCAGCTTTCGCACAAGGTGAAGCATGCCTGCCACGCGCTCGCGCTGGACGACGAGCGCACCACCTTCCATCCGCTCCGGATCGACCAGAGCCATCTGGCCACCGACCAGGTCGTCAAGGAGGTGTGGTTTACGGGCGTCCATTCCGACATCGGCGGCGGCTATCCGGATTGCACGCTGTCCTTCGTGCCGCTGGTCTGGATGGTCGAGCAGCTCAGCGGCCAGCTCCGCTTCCAGGACGGTACGATCGAGCATTTCAGCAAGTATCAATCGGCGATCGGACCGATGCATGATTCACGTGGCGGCGCCGCGGTGCTGTACCGCTACGGGCCGCGCCCGGTCCTCGCGGGCAACGTGAACGGCGGGTTGCCGGTCGTGCACTTCGCGGTCATCGAGCGCATGCTGCTCGGCTGCGACGATTACGCGCCGATCATGCTTCCGGCAGACTCCCTGGTGCTGCTGCCGAACGGATCGAAGCTGCCGCTGCGGCCGGATGGAGAGGACAAGGAACTCGCCGAGCAGCAGACGCGCGAGGTCATGAAAGCCGCCTATCTGGCAAAGGCCACGGGGCCGCGACGCGAGAAGGAAGCCAAGGCCTTCGCGGCGATGAGCACACCCGACGCCGCCATGTCGAGCCTGACGCGCGACACCGTGTGGTGGCGGCGCGTCGCCTATTTCTCGCTGCTGTTTATGGTCGTCGTGATCGCCGCCTGGCCGTGGATCGCGCATGCGCTGGTGCAGTGGTCCGAGGACCGCGCCCTGGAAGGTACCGGCACGCTGTCAGTCATCACCAACATCGACTGGGTGCTGGGCGCCGTGGTGGCGCCGCTCACCAATCTGTTGAGGGACGTTCTGCCGTCCTACGCGGCGCCGTGGCTCAACATCGCGACCTACTATCCTTTCCTGACCTCGATCGTCGCGATCATCACGCTGTGGGTCTGGAACAAAAACTCGGAGCTGCGCGACACCATCCAGGAACGCGCACGTCTCGCCTGGAATACGCCGCACCGCAGGGCGAGCCAGAGCCACATCAGTGAGCCAGCCGCGTTGATGCAGTTCGGCCACTGGATGCGGATGAATGCCGGGCCCGCGCGCCTGGTCATCGCCAAAGGGCTGGTGCCGGCCGTCTTCCTGCTCACGATCTTCGGCTCGGCGGCGCTGATTGCATCGAGCAGCCTGCTCACCGGACGCCTCGCTTTGGGAGCCGTCTGCTCGCCGCCGGCGATCAAGGACTCCTCCGTGCTTCAGACCGGGACTCCGGTGCCCGATGAGTCGATCGATGCGCGCGGCCCGTTCGACACCAGGGAGTTCTGCTGGTGGAGCGGCCTCGCGGTCGAGAAGGGCCGCAAATACCGCGTCTTCGTCGAGATCAAGGAGCCCTGGTTCGACCGCACCATCATGAGCGGCGTGAACGGATTTCAGACCTACGAGCCGCATCACTACCTCGCCCTGCCGGAGCGACGCCTGTTCGGTGCGGACTGGTTCCAGCCCGTCGTGCGCGTTGGCACCAAGGGCATCAACGACCTGCCGCTCAAGGCCGTCAACGTGATGCCCGCCGACGAATTGCCGCGCCGGATGAAGCCGACCCTGCCTGCGGAGGACGACATCAGCAGAAGAAAGGACCGGTATCCCGTTCGGCTCGACGATACTGACGCGTTCAAGGGCAGGCTCGACGGACTCGGCAAGTTCGAACCGATCCCGGCGGCCATGCTCGACGAGGCGCAACAGGTCTGGAAGAAGCAGGCACTGGCCGGCCGCGTCGTCGCGGAATTCGTCGCTCCCGACTCGGGCGAGCTGTTCTTCTACGTCAACGATGCCGTCCAGATCTTCCCGCGACTGCTTCCGGAATGGATGATTCCGTCATGGCTCGACATCATCCAGGGACCGCCCGACCTGTACTACAGGAACAACAGTGGCACAGCGAAGATCAAGGTCCAGCGCTTGCCGGCGCCGTCGATGCCGGCGGACAAGCCGACAACACCGCTGGCGAGCAAATAG
- a CDS encoding response regulator transcription factor, producing MTEQGESGEAITILLVEDDAPTCWRLQDALVKAGYEVRTAGTLGEARSALGDSAPRVLLTDLRLPDGHGVELIRETRRRFPDTEIMVISALGDEESVISAITVGATGYLLKDAFPTDIATTVRDLVAGHSPISASIARFIVRRTQGTAQGSVEPPPGPALNTAKLTPREIDILWGIAKGFSYAEIAGHLGLSRQTVPGHIKNIYRKLEVHTRSEAVFEAVQQGLIKL from the coding sequence ATGACCGAACAGGGCGAGAGCGGTGAGGCCATCACCATCCTCCTCGTCGAGGACGACGCACCGACCTGCTGGCGGCTCCAGGACGCGCTGGTCAAGGCCGGCTACGAGGTGCGCACCGCGGGCACGCTCGGGGAGGCCCGCTCCGCGCTTGGTGACAGCGCGCCGCGCGTGCTCTTGACCGACCTGCGGCTGCCCGACGGCCACGGCGTCGAGCTGATCCGCGAGACCCGGCGGCGCTTTCCCGACACCGAGATCATGGTGATCTCCGCGCTCGGCGACGAAGAGAGCGTGATCTCCGCAATCACGGTGGGCGCGACCGGCTATCTCCTCAAGGACGCCTTCCCGACCGACATCGCCACCACCGTGCGCGATCTGGTCGCCGGGCACTCGCCGATCTCGGCCTCGATCGCGCGCTTCATCGTGCGCAGAACACAAGGGACCGCGCAAGGGTCAGTCGAGCCGCCGCCGGGCCCCGCGCTCAACACGGCAAAGCTTACCCCGCGCGAGATCGATATCCTCTGGGGCATCGCCAAGGGTTTCAGCTACGCCGAGATCGCAGGCCATCTCGGCCTGTCGCGGCAGACCGTGCCCGGGCACATCAAGAACATCTACCGCAAGCTCGAGGTGCACACGCGCAGCGAGGCCGTGTTCGAGGCGGTGCAGCAGGGCCTGATCAAGCTGTGA
- a CDS encoding ATP-binding protein, producing MSEVAAKAMVTAQALRRRRFSRLVSYVLLQLLIVIATILVLRLVPPDDPDDYAVSEFSLRENGAARPVTLPHYTSSRYSLDDPPLYSGAFTFRAHDAAAAWSVFLPRFSNGVEVAVNDVVILDSRRDATANRPDRNTPEIALVPSALLHDGSNQLTVRLFVWGPLKGFLDTVYVGPDASLRPAYETRTLLFVTLPVVFSAWQSLLAVILATMWLMRRREPVYGVLAAGMLVGAVQAFVPPPVPPAPYPRLAAILLASAPIESALVVVFAVLFFGWRWPRYGMLLFAPGVIILIVGLLASQPAPRIVFLFLGVPTVGLCLMLLAVIVTKAVIRRQDAASLTFGCAVTIVLTCWFHDMLSVFEFVPDDRTFVTRLSYSAMLVAIGAGLTWRFARALNEVDSFAGQLVERVREAEERLKTSFAREEERARATTLANERTRLMRDLHDGLGGQLVSIVALSERGHEGATITDAARAALKDLRLVIDSMDDIGGDLMLALGSWRERAAMQLRPHDITLDWRVATPQGLPLHSELRPWHVIQIVRILDEAVTNAVKHAQARNIAVSIETLDNGQGPYGVISVGDDGRGFALTGTGEAAIASQTTRGLRNMRSRAARCGAVLNLSSDAAGTRVQLQLPQIFPDNDAAPG from the coding sequence GTGAGCGAGGTCGCGGCAAAGGCGATGGTCACGGCGCAGGCGCTGCGGCGGCGGCGGTTCTCGCGCCTCGTTTCCTATGTCCTGCTCCAGCTGCTGATCGTGATCGCCACCATCCTGGTACTGCGGCTGGTGCCGCCGGACGATCCCGACGACTACGCCGTCTCCGAATTCTCTCTGCGGGAGAACGGTGCGGCGCGGCCGGTGACGTTGCCGCATTACACCTCGTCGCGATATTCGCTCGACGACCCGCCGCTCTACAGTGGCGCCTTCACCTTCAGGGCGCACGACGCCGCAGCGGCGTGGTCGGTATTCCTGCCGCGCTTCAGCAACGGCGTGGAGGTCGCGGTCAACGACGTCGTGATCCTCGACAGCAGGCGCGATGCCACCGCCAACCGGCCCGACCGCAACACGCCCGAGATCGCGCTGGTCCCGTCAGCGCTGCTTCACGACGGCTCGAACCAGCTCACCGTGCGGCTGTTCGTATGGGGGCCACTGAAGGGCTTTCTCGACACTGTCTATGTCGGGCCGGACGCGAGCTTGCGTCCAGCCTACGAGACGCGCACGCTGCTGTTCGTCACGCTGCCGGTGGTGTTCTCCGCCTGGCAGTCGCTGCTGGCCGTGATCCTCGCGACCATGTGGCTGATGCGGCGCCGCGAACCGGTCTATGGCGTGCTCGCGGCGGGGATGCTGGTCGGCGCGGTGCAGGCATTCGTGCCGCCGCCGGTGCCGCCTGCCCCGTATCCGCGGCTCGCCGCCATATTGCTGGCGTCGGCGCCAATCGAAAGCGCACTGGTCGTCGTGTTCGCGGTGCTGTTCTTCGGCTGGCGCTGGCCGCGTTACGGCATGCTGCTGTTCGCGCCAGGCGTGATCATCCTGATCGTCGGGCTGCTTGCGAGCCAGCCGGCGCCGCGCATCGTCTTCCTGTTTCTCGGCGTGCCGACCGTCGGCCTTTGCCTGATGCTGCTCGCCGTCATCGTGACCAAGGCGGTGATCAGGCGGCAGGATGCGGCGAGCCTCACCTTCGGCTGCGCCGTCACGATCGTGCTGACCTGCTGGTTTCACGACATGCTCTCGGTGTTCGAGTTCGTGCCGGACGATCGCACCTTCGTCACGCGGCTGTCCTATTCGGCGATGCTGGTTGCGATCGGCGCCGGGCTGACCTGGCGCTTCGCCCGCGCGCTGAATGAGGTCGACAGCTTTGCCGGCCAGCTTGTCGAGCGCGTGCGCGAGGCCGAGGAGCGGCTGAAGACGAGTTTCGCCCGCGAGGAGGAACGCGCCAGGGCCACCACGCTCGCCAACGAGCGCACGCGGCTGATGCGCGACCTGCATGACGGCCTCGGCGGCCAGCTCGTCAGCATCGTCGCGCTCTCCGAGCGCGGGCATGAGGGCGCGACCATCACTGACGCCGCGCGCGCCGCGCTGAAGGATCTTCGCCTCGTCATCGATTCCATGGACGACATCGGCGGCGACCTGATGCTGGCGCTCGGCTCCTGGCGCGAGCGCGCGGCGATGCAATTGCGGCCGCATGACATCACCCTCGACTGGCGCGTGGCGACCCCGCAGGGCCTACCGCTGCATTCTGAGCTCCGGCCATGGCACGTCATCCAGATCGTGCGCATCCTCGACGAGGCCGTGACCAATGCGGTCAAGCACGCACAGGCGCGCAATATCGCCGTCAGCATCGAGACGCTCGACAATGGCCAGGGGCCGTACGGCGTGATCAGCGTGGGGGACGACGGCAGGGGCTTTGCGCTGACCGGCACCGGCGAAGCCGCAATCGCAAGCCAGACGACGCGGGGCCTGCGCAACATGAGAAGCCGTGCCGCGCGCTGCGGCGCGGTGCTCAATTTGAGCTCGGATGCCGCGGGCACGCGCGTGCAACTGCAATTGCCGCAAATCTTTCCGGACAACGACGCGGCCCCGGGCTGA
- a CDS encoding GMC family oxidoreductase N-terminal domain-containing protein, producing the protein MYDTIIVGAGSAGCVLANRLSADPLRKVLVLEAGHAAPFASDIPSDWPTMFNTAVDWGFYTEPQQGCRGRRIFWPRGKMVGGSGAMNAMIYIRGLPSDYDGWEKAGCAGWAWRDVLPKFIAFETNARFTDDPLHGTRGPLHVADVPHVDPNELKWLEAAQAAGLPQNPDFNGATQEGAGFFQFVIKDGERFGTGKAYLRPALTRANLALKTGVRVTRIIIERGRAIGVEYLENAQPKSAFAASEVVLASGAIGSAQQLLLSGIGPADELNAVGVSVVHDLPGVGKDLQDHINIPITFYTKEKIGVGAWTDESLAKSLQEWQASRCGPRTSPWVAAGAHVRSRSDVEPDLQLYGAISPHRDYVRFLSSKPGITLHATLQRPNSRGQITLRSADPIEYPAIDPGYFVSDASGSDIATMIEGVRINRRIAAQSPLKEMIEGEVTPSAEARSDAEIADYISGHCTTLYHAASTCRMGTDDLAVVDPQRLQVRGIDGLHVADASVIPIMISGNIQTPTILIAECAAAAIVG; encoded by the coding sequence ATGTACGACACGATCATCGTGGGGGCCGGCTCGGCTGGCTGTGTGCTGGCCAACCGGCTGTCGGCCGATCCGCTCCGCAAGGTGCTGGTGCTGGAGGCCGGCCACGCTGCGCCATTCGCCTCGGACATTCCGTCGGACTGGCCGACGATGTTCAACACGGCGGTCGACTGGGGCTTCTACACCGAGCCGCAACAGGGTTGCCGCGGACGGCGGATCTTCTGGCCCCGCGGCAAGATGGTCGGCGGCTCCGGCGCGATGAATGCGATGATCTACATCCGCGGCCTGCCGTCCGATTATGACGGATGGGAGAAAGCGGGCTGTGCGGGCTGGGCCTGGCGCGACGTGCTGCCGAAATTCATCGCCTTTGAGACCAACGCGCGCTTCACCGACGATCCCCTCCACGGCACGCGCGGCCCGCTCCATGTTGCCGACGTTCCCCACGTCGACCCGAATGAATTGAAATGGCTGGAGGCGGCGCAGGCCGCGGGGCTGCCGCAAAATCCCGATTTCAACGGCGCGACCCAGGAGGGCGCAGGCTTCTTCCAGTTCGTCATCAAGGACGGCGAGCGCTTCGGCACCGGTAAGGCTTATTTGCGGCCGGCGCTGACGCGCGCCAATCTCGCGCTGAAGACCGGCGTGCGCGTGACCCGCATCATCATCGAGCGCGGCCGCGCGATCGGCGTCGAATATCTCGAGAACGCACAGCCGAAAAGCGCTTTCGCAGCGAGCGAGGTCGTGCTCGCCTCAGGTGCTATCGGCTCGGCGCAACAGCTCTTGCTGTCGGGCATCGGCCCGGCCGACGAATTGAACGCAGTCGGCGTGAGTGTGGTGCATGACCTGCCCGGCGTCGGCAAAGATCTCCAGGATCACATCAATATCCCCATCACCTTCTACACCAAGGAAAAGATCGGCGTTGGCGCCTGGACCGATGAAAGTCTCGCCAAAAGCCTTCAGGAGTGGCAGGCGAGCCGCTGCGGTCCGCGCACCTCGCCCTGGGTCGCCGCCGGTGCGCATGTGAGGAGCCGCAGCGACGTCGAGCCCGACCTTCAGCTCTACGGCGCGATCAGCCCGCACCGCGACTATGTCCGCTTCCTGTCATCGAAGCCCGGCATCACGCTGCACGCGACGCTGCAACGGCCGAACAGCCGTGGCCAGATCACGCTGCGCTCGGCCGATCCGATCGAGTATCCCGCGATCGATCCCGGCTATTTCGTCTCGGACGCAAGCGGGAGCGACATCGCCACGATGATCGAGGGCGTGCGCATCAACCGCCGCATCGCCGCGCAATCGCCGTTGAAGGAAATGATCGAGGGCGAGGTCACGCCGAGTGCGGAAGCGAGAAGCGACGCGGAGATCGCCGACTATATAAGCGGCCATTGCACCACGCTCTATCACGCTGCCTCGACCTGCCGGATGGGCACGGACGATCTGGCTGTCGTCGATCCGCAACGGTTGCAGGTGCGCGGCATCGACGGTCTGCATGTCGCCGACGCCTCGGTGATCCCGATCATGATTTCCGGCAACATTCAGACGCCGACGATCCTGATCGCCGAATGCGCGGCCGCGGCGATTGTGGGCTGA